The DNA sequence TTTCATTAAAGGTGCCATAAGTAGTTTTCCTCTTCCTGCCAGCCGTCAATCTCATCAATAATCTGTCCACTGGGTGCATCTATAATATAGGTAACCGGTGAAAAAGGTCTGATAAGTTTTTTGGGAATATTTTTATCTGTATCGCGATTTATTATAAGCTTTATATACTTTTTGTTGATATAGTCTCGTATATCTTTTTTTATTAAAATAGTATCTACCAGACGATGACAAAAAGGACATCCGTCACTTACCAGAATTACAAGAAGGTCTTTATTCTCTTTTTTGGCAATGTTAACAGCTTTGTTGTAATCTCTTTCGTATCCCATATACTCTGCAAAAAGATTGTAATCATCCCAATAGTTGGCATACAGAGAAATTGACAGTAAGGGCAATAATAATAGTTTCTTATAAAAATTCATGTTTTTATTTTAGCATAAAATGATAAATAAGGAATTTGATGGACAAAACGAATATGTGGTGGTGGAGCATAGCGGGATCGAACCGCTGACCTCTTCGCTGCCAGCGAAGCGCTCTCCCAGCTGAGCTAATGCCCCATATATATTTGTAAGTATCGTAAATGTTTTTTGATTTTATAAATGGTGGACCCTCAGGGATTCGAACCCTGGGAGGTGTTACCCTCGCCGGTTTTCAAGACCGGTGCATTCGACCAACTCTGCCAAAGATCCACATTTGTAGTTATGATTAAAAAACTGGAGGTGCCACCCAGATTTGAACTGGGGATAGCAGCTTTGCAGGCTGCGGCCTTACCACTTGGCGATGGCACCAGTTTCAGTTAATTATCAGTGGTGCCCGGGGCCGGACTTGAACCGGCACAGTATTGCTACCGGGGGATTTTAAGTCCCCTGCGTCTACCGATTTCGCCACCCGGGCAATATATTGAGTGTACCACAGTTTAACAATCTTAAATTAAATGGAGCGGGAAACGAGGTTCGAACTCGCGACCCCAACCTTGGCAAGGTTGTGCTCTACCACTGAGCTATTCCCGCAATTTCAGTTTACAATTTGTAAGTGAGCCGGAATTATAGCTTTTTTTTTTTGCTTTGTAAAGAGTTTTTAGTTAAAAATAGTAAAAAAGTGCTATAATCGCATTCATATTTTAAGATGTAAACTACTATACAGGGATTTTTTATGAGAAGTGATATAATCAAAAAGGGCTTTGATAAGGCGCCTCACCGTTCATTGTTGCGTGCTACCGGTCTAAAAGATGAAGATTTTGACAAACCGTTTATCGGAATTGCAAACTCTTATATTGACATTATTCCAGGACACTTTTTCTTGCATGAATATGGTGAAATAGTAAAAGAGGCCATCCGTGAAGCAGGCGGTGTGCCATTTGTATTTAACACAATCGGTGTTGATGACGGTATTGCCATGGGGCATGACGGTATGCTTTACTCTTTGCCGTCACGTGAAATTATTGCGGATTCTATTGAAACTGTTATGAATGCGCACAAACTTGATGCGATGATTTGTATCCCTAACTGTGACAAAATTGTTCCGGGTATGATTATAGGGGCACTCCGTGTGAATGTTCCTACTATTTTTGTCTCCGGTGGGCCTATGGCTGCGGGACACAAAAAAGACGGTACGCCGATTGACCTTGCAACTGCATTTGAGGCAGTCGGTCAGCATGCCGAGGGTAATATGACGGATGAGGAGCTGTATGAGATAGAGTGTGAAGCTTGTCCTTCCGGCGGAAGCTGTTCGGGTATGTTTACAGCAAACTCTATGAATACTCTCTGTGAGGCGATGGGTATAGCACTTCCTGGTAACGGAACTGTTTTAGCCATGACACCTGAGCGGATTGCAATGGTGAAAAAAGCGGCAAAACGTATTGTCGAGCTTGCAAAAATGGAAAATAACGAAAAATACAATTTTAAAAATATTTTGAATGAAAAAGCGGTGCATAATGCATTTACCGTAGATATGGCTATGGGCGGAAGTTCAAATACCGTACTGCATATGCTTGCCATTGCCAAAGAGGCAGATGTTGATTTTAAAATAGAAAATATTAATGCAATTGCAGAAAAAGTTGCACACATTGCAAAGATTTCTCCGTCATTAACAACTGTTCACATGAAAGATATAGATGATGCGGGCGGCGTCAATGCGGTAATGAAAGAGGTTTCCAACAGAGGCAATGATGTCTTGCAGCTTGATGCACTGACTGTTACCGGTGAAACTATCGGCGAGAGAATTAAAGATGCCGAGATAAAAGATACAAACATTATTCATACAAATGAAAATGCCTACTCTCCTGTTGGCGGGCTCTCGATTTTATTTGGAAATCTTGCGACTGAGGGTGCGGTTATTAAAGCAGCCGGCATTGTAGACTCTATGAGACACTTTAAAGGTACGGCTATCTGTTTTAATTCACAGCAAGAAGCAATAGACGGAATTATGGCGCACAAAGTCAAACCCGGCAATATTGTAGTGATTCGCTATGAGGGTCCAAAAGGCGGTCCCGGTATGCAGGAGATGCTTGCCCCGACGGCACTTATTCAGGGTATGGGGCTTGGCGAGAGTGTTGCGCTTATTACCGACGGGCGTTTTTCTGGCGCTACCAAAGGGGCTTCCATCGGGCATGTTTCTCCTGAAGCTGCCGAGGGCGGACTGATCGCATTGATAGAAGACGGTGATGAGATAGAACTTGATGTTGACAAACACATCTTACAGTTAAATGTAGACGGCGAAGAACTTGCAAGAAGAAAAGACCATTATGTTCCTTATAAAAATGAAGTAAAATCAAAATGGCTGAAACGTTATCAGTTGCTCGTCTCTAACGCATCAAACGGTGCTGTATTAAAAACAGAATTATAAGAAGGAAAATATATTTTGAATGAAATTGCTATAAAAAGAGACGGTGAAATTATAGATACACAGACAGCAAAAGAGCTGGGCTTTGAGGGTGAGCAGATTCACCTTGACAACTCTCCTGAGTCTTTGGAAGTTCTGCGTCACTCAACGGCACACCTTATGGCTCAGGCTATTAAGTCACTTTATCCTGATGCTGAATTTTATGTGGGACCGGTTGTCAAAGAGGGCTTTTATTATGACTTTAAAACTTCTGCTGAAATCGGCGAGGCTGATTTAAAGAAAATCGAGAAGCAGATGCTCTCTTTTGCAAAGAAAAAGTACCCGATAGAAAAGTATGAAATTACAAAAGAAGAAGCGATAGAGAAGTTTAAAAACGACCATTTAAAGCTTGAAGTCATGAAAAGAATTCCGAGTGATACAGTCAGTATTTACAAGCAGGGTGAGTTTGAAGACCTTTGCCGCGGACCGCACCTGCCAAATATCGGTCTTATCCGATACTTTAAACTGACAAAAATCTCCGGTGCCTATCTTGGCGGAGATTCCAAAAACGAAATGCTTACACGTATATACGGTATAGCATTTGCAACAAAAGAGGCCCTCAAAGAGCATATGACAATGCTGGCCGAAGCTGAAAAACGGGACCACCGCAAGCTCGGCAACGAGATGAAACTGTTTACCTTTCGTGAAGAAGTCGGTGCCGGTTTTCCTATCTGGCTGCCTGCCGGTGGACGCCTGCGCGCAAGACTGGAGTCTTTACTTTTTAAAGCGCACAGAAAACGCGGATACGAGCCTGTACGCGGTCCTGAAATGCTCCGTTCTGATTTATGGAAAACATCAGGGCATTATCAAAACTACGGTGAAAACATGTACTTTACCCATATAGATGAGCTTGAATTTGGGGTAAAACCGATGAACTGTGTCGGGCATATCAAAGTATATGAAGATGAACTGCACTCTTACCGTGATTTACCGATTAAATACTTTGAATACGGCGTTGTGCATCGTCATGAGGCAAGCGGGGCTTTGCACGGGCTTTTCCGTGTACGTGAATTTACACAGGATGATGCGCACATTTTCTGTCGTGCAGATCAGATTGAAGAACAAATCATTGAAGTAGTTGATTTTGTGGATAAAATTATGTCTACTTTTGAATTTGACTATAAAATGATGATTTCTACAAAACCTGAAAAAGCGGTCGGGAGTGATGAAGTGTGGGAAATTTCTACACAGGCACTAAAAAATGCAATGGATAAAAACGAACTGGCTTATGAAATAGACGAAGGCGGCGGAGCATTTTACGGTCCTAAAATTGACATCAAAATCACCGATGCCATCGGACGTGAGTGGCAGTGTGGAACAATTCAGCTTGATTTTAATCTTCCTGAGCGGTTTAAACTTGAATATAACGGCGAAGAGAATGATAAAATTCAGCCGGTAATGATTCACCGTGCCATTTTAGGCTCATTTGAACGCTTTATAGGGATTTTGACAGAGCATTATGCCGGAGAATTTCCGATGTTTATCGCCCCTACACAGGTAGCAATTGTTCCTGTTGCAGAAACACATAAAGAATATGCTAAGCTTTTATCAGATAAACTTATCGATATTAATGCCGATAGTGAAATCTATGCGAAAAATGATTCTTTAAACAAAAGAATCAGAACTGCAGAAAAAACCCGTGTTCCTATGATAGTTGTCATCGGGGATGAAGAGATTAAAAACAAAACTGTAGCCATTCGCGACAGACGAACTAGAGAGCAGTACAACTTAAGTGAAGAGGAATTCTTGAAACTTATACAAACTAAAATAAATGAGGTAAATTTTTGAGTAAAAACAAAGACCGCGTTATCATGAATGATGACATCCGTGTTCCAGAGGTGAGATGTAATGTAGATGGAGGTGAATCTTTAGGCGTCATCTCTACTGATGAAGCTATGACGAAAGCAAATGAATTGGGCTTAGACCTTGTGCTGATTGCTCCAAATGCCAAGCCGCCTGTTGCGAAAATCATGGATTATGGCAAGTTTAGATACCAAGAAGAGAAAAAGCTTAAAGAGCAGCGAAAAAATCAGGTAAAAATTGTTGTCAAAGAGATTAAACTTTCGGTGAAAATTGCAGAAAATGACATTGCCTACAAGGTCAAGCATGCAAGAGAGTTCCTTGAAAAAGGCTATCATGTAAAATTCAGAGTCTTTTTGCGTGGTCGTGAAATGGCACATCCTGAAGCTGCAAAAGAGGTACTTATGCAGGTATGGCCTATGGTTGAAGACATCGCCGTAATGGAAAAACCGCCAAAATTTGAAGGACGTTATTACAATATGTATGTCGTTCCGAAGAAGTAACTTTTTTTCAATTTTCTTCTATAATAAAGCCTAAAGGCTTTATTATTTTCTTCTCTTATCAGTAAGATAACAATCAATTAACAAAAATAGTATTATAATTACATGTAATTTATTATATAAGGATTATTATGATTAGACGTATGCCGTGGTGGTTAGCCGGAATCTTAATGGCGTTATTGGTACTGTTTACATTTTCAGTATTTGGAGCAAACAGGCCTTTTGGAGCATCAACCTATGTGCCTTATTTCGCAGGGATACTTTTTGATTTAAGTCCCGAAAAATACCCTTATCTCAAAGAGGTACATTTTGCCGGTGCCTGGGAAGGGGTAATGCTTTTGGGTGCTCTGACAGGCGGTTTTTTGACCTCTGTCTTTGTCACAAAAACTTTTCGTTTGAGTATTATGCCCACAGGCTGGAAAAAATATAAAAACTCTTCAGTCATATCACGGCTTGTTTGGAGTTTTATCAGCGGTTTTTTTCTTATAATAGGTGCACGCCTGGCA is a window from the Sulfurimonas hydrogeniphila genome containing:
- a CDS encoding thioredoxin fold domain-containing protein, with translation MNFYKKLLLLPLLSISLYANYWDDYNLFAEYMGYERDYNKAVNIAKKENKDLLVILVSDGCPFCHRLVDTILIKKDIRDYINKKYIKLIINRDTDKNIPKKLIRPFSPVTYIIDAPSGQIIDEIDGWQEEENYLWHL
- the ilvD gene encoding dihydroxy-acid dehydratase, which translates into the protein MRSDIIKKGFDKAPHRSLLRATGLKDEDFDKPFIGIANSYIDIIPGHFFLHEYGEIVKEAIREAGGVPFVFNTIGVDDGIAMGHDGMLYSLPSREIIADSIETVMNAHKLDAMICIPNCDKIVPGMIIGALRVNVPTIFVSGGPMAAGHKKDGTPIDLATAFEAVGQHAEGNMTDEELYEIECEACPSGGSCSGMFTANSMNTLCEAMGIALPGNGTVLAMTPERIAMVKKAAKRIVELAKMENNEKYNFKNILNEKAVHNAFTVDMAMGGSSNTVLHMLAIAKEADVDFKIENINAIAEKVAHIAKISPSLTTVHMKDIDDAGGVNAVMKEVSNRGNDVLQLDALTVTGETIGERIKDAEIKDTNIIHTNENAYSPVGGLSILFGNLATEGAVIKAAGIVDSMRHFKGTAICFNSQQEAIDGIMAHKVKPGNIVVIRYEGPKGGPGMQEMLAPTALIQGMGLGESVALITDGRFSGATKGASIGHVSPEAAEGGLIALIEDGDEIELDVDKHILQLNVDGEELARRKDHYVPYKNEVKSKWLKRYQLLVSNASNGAVLKTEL
- the thrS gene encoding threonine--tRNA ligase — protein: MNEIAIKRDGEIIDTQTAKELGFEGEQIHLDNSPESLEVLRHSTAHLMAQAIKSLYPDAEFYVGPVVKEGFYYDFKTSAEIGEADLKKIEKQMLSFAKKKYPIEKYEITKEEAIEKFKNDHLKLEVMKRIPSDTVSIYKQGEFEDLCRGPHLPNIGLIRYFKLTKISGAYLGGDSKNEMLTRIYGIAFATKEALKEHMTMLAEAEKRDHRKLGNEMKLFTFREEVGAGFPIWLPAGGRLRARLESLLFKAHRKRGYEPVRGPEMLRSDLWKTSGHYQNYGENMYFTHIDELEFGVKPMNCVGHIKVYEDELHSYRDLPIKYFEYGVVHRHEASGALHGLFRVREFTQDDAHIFCRADQIEEQIIEVVDFVDKIMSTFEFDYKMMISTKPEKAVGSDEVWEISTQALKNAMDKNELAYEIDEGGGAFYGPKIDIKITDAIGREWQCGTIQLDFNLPERFKLEYNGEENDKIQPVMIHRAILGSFERFIGILTEHYAGEFPMFIAPTQVAIVPVAETHKEYAKLLSDKLIDINADSEIYAKNDSLNKRIRTAEKTRVPMIVVIGDEEIKNKTVAIRDRRTREQYNLSEEEFLKLIQTKINEVNF
- the infC gene encoding translation initiation factor IF-3, which codes for MSKNKDRVIMNDDIRVPEVRCNVDGGESLGVISTDEAMTKANELGLDLVLIAPNAKPPVAKIMDYGKFRYQEEKKLKEQRKNQVKIVVKEIKLSVKIAENDIAYKVKHAREFLEKGYHVKFRVFLRGREMAHPEAAKEVLMQVWPMVEDIAVMEKPPKFEGRYYNMYVVPKK
- a CDS encoding YeeE/YedE thiosulfate transporter family protein, which produces MIRRMPWWLAGILMALLVLFTFSVFGANRPFGASTYVPYFAGILFDLSPEKYPYLKEVHFAGAWEGVMLLGALTGGFLTSVFVTKTFRLSIMPTGWKKYKNSSVISRLVWSFISGFFLIIGARLAGGCTSGHFLSGMAQTAISSMIFGGVVLLSLIITGKVFYKSEANDV